Proteins encoded by one window of Fusarium graminearum PH-1 chromosome 1, whole genome shotgun sequence:
- a CDS encoding chitin synthase 3 — protein sequence MDPRYGAQPMPPRRSPSPGHPVQPGYQLDDNPFDDGRYGQYGPSSQHLAMPGHDPHGRLPTPSDHLSLNAAQSVDNLAGYGPPSGGDYAINPEAHHDAYYNQPYEPRPQHQGYDQGYEQDYDVPDNRPMLPHQHSDVPSEQYQDPPQQGGGIQRRKTVKQFALYRGNLVFDCRVPPLLLQQNPHGERDEFTHMRYSAATCDPNDFHDHDFTLRQRLFSKPRHTELFIVVTMYNEDEILFARTMTGVFKNIEYMCNRPNSKTWGKDAWKKIVVCVVSDGRSKINPRTRALLAGMGVYQEGIAKQHVNDKAVTAHIYEYTTQTHLQIKNNVVQLVHRRQPVQMLFCLKEKNAKKINSHRWFFNAFGRVLDPNICVLLDAGTRPGGSSIYHLWKAFDLEPMCGGACGEIKAMLGTGGRYLLNPLVAAQNFEYKMSNILDKPLESAFGFISVLPGAFSAYRYVALQNDKNGKGPLEKYFLGETLHGGSEAGLFESNMYLAEDRILCFELVTKRNCHWILQYVKSATGETDVPDTVTELVLQRRRWLNGSFFAAIYAIVHFLDFLRSDHTFLRKFAFFIEFIFNTINMIFAWFAIGNFFLVFKILTTSLGDDTLLGRTGEILGVVFTWLYGVFLITCFVLSLGNRPAGSGRLYTAMCWFWAIIMIYLMFAAVFISVKAIIADVNDENGFNISDIFKNKVFYMLIISLMSTYGIWLIASLIMLDPWHMVTSFAQYMLLTPTFTNVLNVYAFCNTHDVSWGTKGDDKVEELPSVNTKDGTGKTDLPDEGDLDAQYQREVAVFAQKFVEVKSAPTPSQLQERQMDYYRGVRTGVVLLWMVTNFGLAAIVLSSAGLDRISTKEDKEAEQLSRSNIYMSIVLWSVAGLSAFKFIGAMWFLVVRMFRGV from the exons ATGGATCCTCGTTACGGCGCCCAGCCTATGCCTCCGCGCCGGTCGCCTTCACCTGGCCACCCGGTCCAGCCAGGCTATCAGCTCGATGATAACCCCTTCGACGATGGCCGATACGGACAATACGGCCCTTCCTCACAGCACCTGGCCATGCCAGGTCATGATCCTCACGGACGGCTGCCTACTCCCAGCGACCACCTGAGCCTCAACGCAGCT CAATCAGTCGACAATCTGGCAGGCTACGGCCCCCCCTCTGGAGGCGACTACGCCATAAACCCAGAAGCGCATCACGATGCCTACTACAACCAGCCTTACGAGCCTCGCCCGCAGCATCAAGGTTACGATCAGGGCTACGAACAGGATTACGATGTACCTGATAATCGCCCCATGTTgcctcatcaacactccGACGTCCCTAGCGAGCAATACCAAGATCCGCCCCAGCAAGGCGGCGGCATACAGCGTCGGAAGACCGTCAAGCAGTTTGCGCTGTACCGCGGCAACCTTGTGTTCGATTGTCGCGTGCCTCCACTTCTGCTGCAGCAGAATCCCCACGGAGAGCGAGATGAATTTACACACATGCGATATTCAGCTGCTACGTGCGACCCAAACGATTTTCACGACCACGATTTTACGCTGCGACAGAGGCTCTTCAGCAAGCCTAGGCACACCGAGCTGTTCATTGTCGTAACAATGTACAACGAGGACGAGATTTTGTTTGCCCGAACCATGACGGGTGTattcaagaacatcgagtACATGTGTAACCGACCAAACAGCAAGACATGGGGCAAAGACGCCTGGAAAAAGattgttgtttgtgttgtCAGTGATGGTCGATCCAAGATTAACCCCCGAACTAGGGCTCTTTTGGCTGGTATGGGTGTTTATCAAGAAGGCATTGCCAAGCAAcacgtcaacgacaaggccgTCACAGCCCATATTTACGAGTACACCACGCAAACCCATCTccagatcaagaacaatgttGTACAGCTTGTTCACAGACGCCAGCCTGTCCAGATGCTCTTCtgcttgaaggagaagaacgcTAAGAAGATCAACTCGCACAGATGGTTCTTTAACGCTTTCGGCAGAGTCTTGGACCCCAACATTTGTGTTCTTCTCGATGCTGGTACACGACCTGGCGGAAGCTCCATTTACCATCTCTGGAAGGCGTTCGATCTGGAGCCCATGTGCGGTGGTGCCTGtggtgagatcaaggctaTGTTGGGTACTGGTGGAAGGTACCTTTTGAACCCACTGGTCGCTGCTCAGAATTTTGAGTACAAGATGAGCAACATTCTTGATAAGCCGCTAGAATCTGCCTTTGGTTTCATTTCTGTGTTGCCCGGTGCTTTCTCAGCTTACCGCTACGTTGCCCTTCAAAACGATAAGAACGGAAAGGGTCCCCTTGAGAAGTACTTCCTAGGTGAGACTCTCCACGGAGGAAGTGAGGCCGGCCTCTTCGAGTCCAACATGTACCTCGCTGAAGATCGTATTCTTTGCTTTGAGCTCGTAACCAAGCGCAATTGTCACTGGATTCTTCAGTACGTCAAGTCAGCTACTGGTGAGACTGATGTGCCCGACACGGTGACGGAGCTGGTCCTCCAGCGACGTCGTTGGCTGAACGGTTCTTTCTTCGCTGCTATATACGCCATTGTTCACTTCCTCGACTTCCTTCGATCGGACCACACGTTCCTCCGAAAAttcgccttcttcatcgaattcatcttcaacacaatCAACATGATCTTTGCTTGGTTCGCTATTGGCAACTTCTTCCTGGTCTTCAAGATTCTCACGACGAGTTTGGGAGATGATACATTACTCGGACGGACTGGAGAGATCCTAGGCGTCGTATTTACCTGGCTCTACGGTGTATTCTTGATCACGTGTTTCGTTCTGTCACTAGGCAATCGACCAGCAGGTTCTGGTAGACTGTACACTGCCATGTGCTGGTTCTGGGCTATCATCATGAT CTATCTAATGTTCGCCGCAGTCTTCATAtcggtcaaggccatcattGCAGACGTGAACGACGAAAACGGCTTCAATATTTCCGACATTTTCAAGAATAAGGTCTTTTACATGCTGATTATCTCGCTCATGTCAACATACGGCATCTGGTTGATCGCTTCACTTATTATGCTGGATCCGTGGCACATGGTCACATCATTCGCCCAGTATATGCTTCTCACACCTACCTTCACTAACGTTCTGAACGTGTACGCTTTTTGCAACACTCATGATGTCTCTTGGGGTACCAAGGGTGACGACAAGGTCGAAGAGCTTCCTTCGGTTAATACCAAGGACGGTACCGGAAAAACGGACTTACCCGATGAGGGAGACTTGGATGCGCAATATCAACGAGAAGTCGCAGTCTTTGCGCAGAAATTCGTCGAGGTCAAATCCGCCCCAACCCCTAGTCAACTTCAAGAAAGACAGATGGATTACTATAGAGGTGTCCGCACCGGtgttgtccttctttggATGGTCACGAATTTCGGACTTGCTGCTATCGTCCTTAGCTCGGCCGGCCTCGACCGAATCAGCACCAAGGAAGACAAGGAGGCAGAGCAGCTAAGCCGGTCTAATATCTACATGTCTATCGTCCTGTGGAGTGTAGCGGGTCTGAGTGCATTCAAATTTATCGGCGCTATGTGGTTCTTGGTTGTACGCATGTTCCGTGGTGTTTAG